In Chroicocephalus ridibundus chromosome 4, bChrRid1.1, whole genome shotgun sequence, one genomic interval encodes:
- the TUBB3 gene encoding tubulin beta-3 chain: MSTLAPLRLLREPWNASEGNQSNATAGASSPWCQGLNIPNELFLMLGLVSLVENLLVVAAILKNRNLHSPTYYFICCLAVSDMLVSVSNLVETLFMLLMEHGVLVIHASIVRHMDNVIDMLICSSIVSSLSFLGVIAVDRYITIFYALRYHSIMTLQRAVVTMASVWLASTVSSTIFITYYRNNAILLCLIGFFLFMLVLMLVLYIHMFTLARHHLCSISSQQKQPTIYRSSSLKGAITLTILLGVFFICWGPFFFHLILIVTCPTNPFCTCFFSYFNLFLILIICNSVVDPLIYVFRSQELRRTLREVVLCSWLVGCCGAAAAAADWLGDGGDVSARPGAARGAYKGGGGGRAAPRAPRCRSAPVPAPGPGPSPAPVPLRPGSTMREIVHIQAGQCGNQIGAKFWEVISDEHGIDPSGNYVGDSDLQLERISVYYNEASSHKYVPRAILVDLEPGTMDSVRSGAFGHLFRPDNFIFGQSGAGNNWAKGHYTEGAELVDSVLDVVRKECENCDCLQGFQLTHSLGGGTGSGMGTLLISKVREEYPDRIMNTFSVVPSPKVSDTVVEPYNATLSIHQLVENTDETYCIDNEALYDICFRTLKLATPTYGDLNHLVSATMSGVTTSLRFPGQLNADLRKLAVNMVPFPRLHFFMPGFAPLTARGSQQYRALTVPELTQQMFDAKNMMAACDPRHGRYLTVATVFRGRMSMKEVDEQMLAIQSKNSSYFVEWIPNNVKVAVCDIPPRGLKMSSTFIGNSTAIQELFKRISEQFTAMFRRKAFLHWYTGEGMDEMEFTEAESNMNDLVSEYQQYQDATAEEEGEMYEDDEEESEAQGAK; the protein is encoded by the exons ATGTCGACGCTGGCCCCCCTGCGTCTGCTGCGTGAGCCCTGGAACGCCAGCGAGGGCAACCAGAGCAACGCCACGGCCGGTGCCAGCAGCCCCTGGTGCCAGGGGCTCAACATCCCCAACGAGCTCTTCCTCATGCTGGGGCTGGTGAGCCTGGTGGAGAACCTGCTGGTGGTGGCTGCCATCCTGAAGAACAGGAACCTGCACTCGCCCACGTACTACTTCATCTGCTGCCTGGCCGTCTCTGACATGCTGGTGAGCGTCAGCAACCTGGTGGAGACACTCTTCATGCTGCTGATGGAGCACGGTGTGCTGGTGATCCACGCCAGCATCGTCCGCCACATGGATAATGTCATTGACATGCTCATCTGCAGCTCCATCGTGTCGTCCCTCTCCTTCCTGGGGGTCATCGCCGTGGACCGCTACATCACCATCTTCTACGCCCTGCGCTACCACAGCATCATGACACTGCAACGGGCCGTGGTGACCATGGCCAGTGTCTGGCTGGCCAGCACCGTCTCCAGCACCATCTTCATCACCTACTACCGCAACAACGCCATCCTCCTCTGCCTCATCGGCTTCTTCCTCTTCATGCTGGTCCTCATGCTGGTGCTCTACATCCACATGTTCACCCTGGCCCGCCACCAcctctgcagcatctccagccaGCAGAAGCAGCCCACCATCTACcgcagcagcagcctgaaggGAGCCATCACGCTCACCATCCTCCTGGGCGTCTTCTTCATCTGCTGGGGGCCATTCTTCTTCCACCTCATCCTCATCGTCACCTGCCCCACAAACCCCTTCTGCACCTGCTTCTTCAGCTACTTCaacctcttcctcatcctcatcatCTGCAACTCGGTGGTCGACCCCCTCATCTATGTCTTCCGGAGCCAGGAGCTCCGGCGGACGCTGCGGGAGGTGGTGCTGTGCTCCTG GCTCGTG GGCTGTTGcggcgctgcggcggcggccgccgaTTGGCTGGGGGACGGCGGTGACGTCAGCGCCCGGCCCGGTGCGGCGCGAGGCGCCTAtaaaggaggcggcggcggcagggccgccccccgcgctccccggtGCCGCTCCGCTCCTGTTCCTGCTCCCGGTCCCGGTCCCAGTCCCGCTCCCGTCCCGCTCCGGCCCGGCAGCACCATGAGGGAGATCGTCCACATCCAGGCGGGGCAATGCGGCAACCAGATCGGCGCCAAG TTCTGGGAGGTGATCAGCGACGAGCACGGCATCGACCCCAGCGGCAACTACGTGGGTGACTCCGACCTGCAGCTGGAGCGCATCAGCGTCTACTACAATGAGGCCTCCT CTCACAAGTACGTGCCTCGCGCCATCCTGGTGGACCTGGAGCCGGGGACGATGGACAGCGTGCGCTCGGGCGCCTTCGGACACCTCTTCCGCCCCGACAACTTCATCTTCG GGCAGAGTGGGGCTGGGAACAACTGGGCCAAGGGACACTACACGGAGGGGGCTGAGCTGGTGGACTCGGTGCTGGACGTGGTACGGAAGGAATGTGAGAACTGCGACTGCCTGCAGGGCTTCCAGCTGACCCACTCGCTGGGCGGGGGCACCGGCTCCGGCATGGGCACCCTCCTCATCAGCAAGGTGCGGGAGGAGTATCCCGACCGCATCATGAACACTTTCAGCGTGGTGCCGTCCCCCAAGGTGTCGGACACGGTGGTGGAGCCCTACAATGCCACGCTCTCCATCCACCAGCTGGTGGAGAACACAGATGAGACCTACTGCATCGATAACGAAGCTCTCTACGACATCTGCTTCCGCACCCTCAAGCTGGCCACTCCCACCTATGGCGACCTCAACCACCTCGTCTCAGCCACCATGAGTGGTGTCACCACCTCCCTCCGCTTCCCCGGCCAACTCAATGCCGACCTCCGCAAGTTGGCGGTCAACATGGTGCCCTTCCCGCGTCTCCACTTCTTCATGCCAGGCTTCGCCCCGCTGACGGCCCGTGGCAGCCAGCAGTACCGTGCCCTCACTGTCCCCGAGCTCACCCAGCAGATGTTTGATGCCAAGAACATGATGGCTGCCTGTGACCCCCGCCATGGCCGCTACCTCACCGTGGCCACCGTCTTCCGGGGCCGCATGTCCATGAAGGAGGTGGACGAGCAGATGTTGGCCATCCAGAGCAAGAACAGCTCCTACTTCGTGGAGTGGATCCCCAACAACGTCAAGGTGGCCGTCTGCGACATCCCTCCCCGGGGGCTGAAGATGTCCTCCACCTTCATCGGCAACAGCACGGCCATCCAGGAGCTCTTCAAGCGCATCTCGGAGCAGTTCACAGCCATGTTCCGCCGCAAGGCCTTCCTCCACTGGTACACGGGCGAGGGGATGGACGAGATGGAGTTCACCGAGGCCGAGAGCAACATGAACGACCTGGTGTCCGAGTACCAGCAGTACCAGGACGCCACGGCCGAGGAGGAGGGCGAGATGTACGAGGACGACGAGGAGGAGTCGGAGGCGCAGGGCGCCAAGTGA